In Mixophyes fleayi isolate aMixFle1 chromosome 11, aMixFle1.hap1, whole genome shotgun sequence, one DNA window encodes the following:
- the LOC142106612 gene encoding myb-related transcription factor, partner of profilin-like, which produces MSDAGPSNVEAPGLPTRRKNNFIEEELEVLVEGVLARFHSGNRQITGRERQTHWQEITRLINEISPYERTKVEVQKRWADYKGRLKAKLVEIHRHAQGTGGGPRLRTTLTPLEERARAAIALVEIVGVGDIDTGSSPSRTREAAPLACEQQAPASPVDDEVARDVEEPQLPPAEYKREIRSKSHCISDEFLTLG; this is translated from the exons atgtctgatgctggcccaagtaatgtggaggcaccagggctgccaactaggcgtaaaaacaacttcatagaggaggagctggaggtgctggtagaaggggttctggcgaggttccacagtgggaaccgccaaataaccggacgcgagcgccaaacccattggcaggaaatcacaaggctcataaatgaaatatctccgtatgagcgtacaaaggttgaagtacagaaaag atgggcagactataaaggacgcctgaaagcgaagcttgttgagattcacaggcatgctcaaggcactggtggggggcctcgactacgtactactttaacacccctcgaggagcgggcgagggctgcaatagccctggtggagatagttggggtgggcgacatagacactggctctagcccatcccgaacacgagaggccgctccactag catgtgagcagcaggcgcctgcttcaccagtggatgatgaagttgcccgtgatgtggaggagcctcagctgcctccagctgaatat aaaagggagataagaagcaaaagccACTGCATAAGTGACGAATTTCTTACgctaggatga